One Deinococcus sedimenti DNA window includes the following coding sequences:
- the paaC gene encoding 1,2-phenylacetyl-CoA epoxidase subunit PaaC translates to MTAPAQTLTDTQTQALLLKLTVLADDEIILAHRDGEWTGHAPILEEDIALANIAQDELGHAGLYLSLAQTLGGSDPDQVAFWRGPDDYRNTRLVELPKGDWAFTMVRQFLYDTAEALWLEAATRSTYAPLAEIAAKAVREEKFHVQHTALWVERLALGTPESERRTQAALTELWPHAAQLFQPVEGEAELTAAGILPDLNAVHARWTDLVTRHLVDKCGLTLPDAPATQPGRDTHTHHLAPLLEEMQSVARQHPDAEVW, encoded by the coding sequence ATGACCGCCCCCGCGCAGACCCTCACCGACACGCAGACCCAGGCGCTCCTCCTGAAACTCACGGTCCTCGCCGACGACGAGATCATCCTCGCGCACCGGGACGGCGAGTGGACAGGACACGCCCCCATCCTCGAAGAGGACATCGCGCTGGCGAACATCGCGCAGGACGAACTCGGGCACGCCGGGCTATACCTGAGTCTCGCGCAGACCCTCGGCGGAAGCGACCCCGACCAGGTCGCGTTCTGGCGCGGCCCGGACGACTACCGCAACACCCGCCTCGTGGAACTTCCGAAAGGCGACTGGGCGTTCACGATGGTCCGCCAGTTCCTGTACGACACCGCCGAAGCCCTGTGGCTGGAAGCCGCCACCCGCAGCACCTACGCGCCCCTCGCCGAGATCGCCGCGAAGGCCGTGCGCGAGGAGAAATTCCACGTGCAGCACACCGCGCTGTGGGTCGAACGTCTGGCCCTCGGCACCCCCGAGAGTGAACGCCGCACCCAGGCCGCCCTGACGGAACTGTGGCCGCACGCCGCGCAACTCTTCCAGCCGGTTGAGGGTGAAGCCGAGCTGACCGCAGCGGGCATCCTCCCCGACCTGAACGCCGTGCACGCCCGCTGGACCGACCTCGTCACCCGGCACCTCGTGGACAAATGCGGCCTCACCCTCCCCGACGCCCCCGCCACCCAACCCGGCCGCGACACGCACACCCACCACCTCGCCCCCCTGCTGGAAGAAATGCAGAGCGTCGCCCGGCAACACCCCGACGCCGAGGTCTGGTGA
- a CDS encoding phenylacetic acid degradation protein — MTQPHFPSSDTQWPRWEVFKQDAPNRPHQAVGSVHAGDPPHALLTARNVFVRRPAAVSLWCVREDDILTATPEELTTNPALLDSPGEAGTYHVGVKRTNKRSMTFVDLSGTVQASGSGDALRQAQSLHPDVLAWMVFPETAVVRTDEDPGTVESWFAPAKDKTYKQQQHYGVIGRHVGELKRAGLMPRQVNEEPHIGEQKVYDHPHDATKVTP, encoded by the coding sequence ATGACTCAACCTCACTTCCCTTCCTCCGATACGCAGTGGCCGCGCTGGGAGGTGTTCAAGCAGGACGCCCCTAACCGCCCGCATCAGGCGGTGGGGAGCGTGCACGCGGGTGACCCGCCGCATGCGCTCCTCACGGCGCGGAACGTGTTCGTGCGCCGCCCGGCCGCCGTGAGCCTCTGGTGCGTGCGTGAGGACGACATCCTGACCGCCACGCCCGAGGAGCTCACCACGAATCCTGCGCTGCTGGACTCGCCGGGCGAGGCCGGGACGTACCACGTGGGCGTGAAACGCACGAACAAACGCAGCATGACGTTCGTGGACCTCAGCGGCACCGTGCAGGCCAGCGGGAGCGGCGACGCGCTGCGGCAGGCGCAGAGCCTGCACCCCGACGTGCTCGCCTGGATGGTGTTCCCCGAAACAGCCGTCGTCCGCACGGACGAGGACCCCGGCACCGTCGAGAGCTGGTTCGCGCCCGCGAAGGACAAGACGTACAAGCAGCAGCAGCACTACGGCGTGATCGGCCGTCACGTCGGCGAACTGAAACGCGCCGGGCTGATGCCCCGGCAGGTGAACGAGGAACCCCACATCGGGGAGCAGAAGGTGTACGACCACCCGCACGACGCCACGAAGGTGACCCCATGA
- the paaA gene encoding 1,2-phenylacetyl-CoA epoxidase subunit PaaA, with the protein MTQPTPAQTGITPGETAEQHAHFEARIARGEKIEAGDWMPAEYRRQLIRMISQHAHSEVVGMLPEGEWITRAPSLKRKTILMAKVQDEAGHGQYLYHAAETLGATREDMLQALLSGKAKYSSIFNYPTHTWADVGMIGWLVDGAAIKNQTMLAGCSYGPYSRAMVRICSEETFHHKQGKEMIVAYAQGTPEQRAMAQDALNRWWWPAMMMLGPHDADSPNSGVLSKWGIKLKSNDEVRQEFINEHVPELMEAGLTIPDPDLHQDEQGNWRHGPIHWDEFWAVIRGEQGLNRERLGARQHAHDDGAWVRDALQAYTDRQRAVAAD; encoded by the coding sequence ATGACCCAACCCACCCCCGCCCAGACCGGCATCACACCCGGCGAAACTGCTGAGCAGCACGCGCACTTCGAGGCCCGCATCGCGCGCGGCGAGAAGATCGAGGCTGGCGACTGGATGCCCGCCGAGTACCGCCGCCAGCTCATCCGCATGATCAGCCAGCACGCCCACAGCGAAGTCGTCGGCATGCTCCCCGAAGGCGAATGGATCACCCGCGCCCCCAGCCTGAAACGCAAGACTATCCTCATGGCCAAGGTGCAGGACGAGGCCGGGCACGGCCAGTACCTCTACCACGCCGCCGAAACGCTCGGCGCGACCCGAGAGGACATGCTCCAGGCCCTCCTGAGCGGCAAGGCCAAATACAGCAGCATCTTCAACTACCCCACCCACACCTGGGCGGACGTCGGCATGATCGGCTGGCTCGTGGACGGCGCGGCCATCAAGAACCAGACCATGCTCGCCGGGTGCTCCTACGGCCCGTACAGCCGCGCCATGGTCCGCATCTGCTCGGAAGAAACCTTCCACCACAAACAGGGCAAGGAAATGATCGTCGCCTACGCCCAGGGCACACCCGAACAGCGCGCCATGGCGCAGGACGCCCTGAACCGCTGGTGGTGGCCCGCCATGATGATGCTCGGCCCGCACGACGCCGACAGCCCCAACAGCGGCGTCCTCTCGAAATGGGGCATCAAGCTCAAGAGCAACGACGAAGTCCGGCAGGAATTCATCAACGAACACGTCCCCGAACTGATGGAAGCGGGCCTGACCATCCCCGACCCCGACCTCCACCAGGACGAGCAGGGCAACTGGCGGCACGGTCCCATCCACTGGGACGAATTCTGGGCCGTCATCCGCGGCGAACAGGGCCTGAACAGGGAACGCCTCGGCGCCCGCCAGCACGCCCACGACGACGGCGCCTGGGTCCGCGACGCCCTCCAGGCCTACACCGACCGGCAACGCGCCGTCGCGGCCGACTGA
- the thiD gene encoding bifunctional hydroxymethylpyrimidine kinase/phosphomethylpyrimidine kinase gives MTVPVALTIAGSDSGGGAGIQADLKTFEAHGVYGTSVLTLITAQNTRGVQAAHPLPPDLVTAQLRSVLDDFPVAAVKTGALGNAGLVRAVADALRGRGLPLVVDPVMLAKSGDALLDASALHALRDELLPLATLVTPNVPEWAALRAAGVPDTTPLLLKGGHAPGETVTDELRAHGHHLTLRAARQHTRHTHGTGCTLSAAITANLARGLALPDAVRAAHAYLQAAIRAAPGLGAEHGPLGHRAAGEQVQPRPHPT, from the coding sequence GTGACCGTTCCAGTCGCCCTGACCATCGCGGGGTCGGATTCCGGCGGGGGGGCGGGCATCCAGGCGGACCTGAAGACCTTCGAGGCGCACGGTGTGTACGGCACGAGTGTCCTGACGCTGATCACCGCTCAGAACACCCGGGGTGTGCAGGCGGCGCACCCGCTGCCGCCGGATCTGGTCACGGCGCAGCTTCGGTCCGTGCTGGACGATTTCCCGGTCGCGGCGGTGAAGACGGGTGCGCTGGGCAACGCGGGGCTGGTGCGCGCCGTGGCGGACGCCCTGCGGGGCCGGGGGCTGCCGCTGGTCGTCGATCCGGTCATGCTCGCCAAGAGCGGGGACGCCCTGCTGGACGCGAGTGCCCTGCACGCCCTGCGGGACGAGCTGTTGCCGCTGGCGACGCTGGTCACCCCGAACGTGCCCGAGTGGGCGGCCCTGCGCGCGGCGGGCGTGCCGGACACCACGCCACTCCTCCTGAAGGGCGGGCACGCGCCCGGCGAGACCGTCACCGACGAACTGCGCGCCCACGGCCACCACCTCACGCTGAGGGCGGCGCGGCAGCACACGCGGCACACGCACGGCACGGGCTGCACGCTGTCGGCGGCGATCACCGCGAACCTCGCACGCGGTCTGGCCCTGCCGGACGCGGTGCGGGCGGCGCACGCGTACCTGCAGGCCGCGATCCGCGCCGCGCCGGGCCTGGGTGCGGAGCACGGGCCGCTGGGGCACCGGGCGGCGGGGGAGCAGGTGCAACCCAGGCCACATCCAACCTAA
- a CDS encoding NAD(P)/FAD-dependent oxidoreductase: protein MTRAREVIVVGGGLIGSLVAFTLRGAGADVLVLNADRPGAAWRAAAGLLTPDGERLRGTPLHPDALEGLRRWPALAAALERSGVPVHLRPGVTRVQPGGGVACTPGEGSLHPPSVVHAARQGLEVVAAHVQSLIPSVGGVRVRTDMGDWFAGRVILAAGAWSGAFGVPVGAQQGQALLLRGVPGVGARYGPPARGFSRYALSRPDGLYVGATARLSWATTPDAHAARWLRGAARTLVPGADGAEVAAHLVGLRPVTPDGLPLVGPHPTLPGVLVAAGHGRHGSLLAPVTAARVLALAERGVSA, encoded by the coding sequence GTGACCCGCGCGCGGGAGGTGATCGTGGTGGGCGGCGGCCTGATCGGGTCGCTGGTGGCGTTCACGCTGCGGGGGGCGGGCGCGGACGTGCTGGTGCTGAACGCGGACCGGCCGGGCGCGGCGTGGCGGGCGGCGGCGGGCCTGCTCACTCCGGACGGCGAGCGGCTGCGCGGTACGCCCCTGCACCCGGACGCGCTGGAGGGACTGCGGCGCTGGCCCGCGCTGGCGGCGGCGCTGGAACGCTCGGGCGTGCCGGTTCACCTGCGGCCCGGCGTGACCCGCGTGCAGCCGGGCGGTGGGGTGGCCTGCACGCCGGGGGAGGGGAGCCTGCACCCGCCCTCGGTGGTCCACGCGGCCCGGCAGGGGCTGGAGGTGGTGGCCGCGCACGTCCAGTCCCTTATCCCGTCGGTGGGCGGGGTGCGGGTGCGGACGGACATGGGCGACTGGTTCGCCGGGCGGGTGATCCTCGCGGCGGGCGCGTGGAGTGGCGCGTTCGGCGTGCCGGTGGGGGCGCAGCAGGGGCAGGCGCTGCTGCTGCGCGGCGTTCCCGGTGTGGGTGCGCGGTATGGCCCGCCCGCGCGAGGGTTCTCCCGTTACGCGCTGTCCCGCCCGGACGGCCTGTACGTCGGCGCGACAGCGCGCCTCAGCTGGGCCACCACGCCCGACGCCCACGCGGCCCGCTGGTTGCGCGGCGCGGCCCGGACGCTCGTGCCCGGCGCAGACGGGGCGGAGGTCGCCGCGCACCTCGTGGGCCTGCGCCCGGTCACGCCGGACGGTCTGCCGCTGGTCGGGCCGCACCCGACCCTGCCGGGCGTGCTCGTCGCGGCGGGGCACGGACGGCACGGGTCGCTGCTCGCCCCGGTCACGGCGGCGCGGGTGCTGGCGCTGGCCGAACGCGGAGTCAGCGCGTGA
- a CDS encoding thiazole synthase, translating to MKQHPHTPDPFTLGGKVFTSRLMTGTGKFTDFGVMREALAASGSQIVTVAIRRVELRAPGHDGLLDALDWDALQLLPNTAGCRTADEALRVARLARVATGVNWIKLEVIPDARYLLPDPVGTLRAAEALAADGFTVLPYMQADAVLARALEDAGCAAVMPLASPIGSGRGLRSPELLRTVLDGARVPIVVDAGLGVPSDAAQALELGADAVLVNTAIAEARDPVGMAHAFALGVQAGRAAFLAGRMPERAHASPSSPTGGVVRLPDPEVPV from the coding sequence ATGAAGCAGCATCCGCACACGCCCGACCCCTTCACCCTCGGCGGCAAGGTGTTCACCTCGCGCCTGATGACGGGCACGGGCAAGTTCACGGATTTCGGCGTGATGCGCGAGGCGCTGGCCGCGAGCGGGTCGCAGATCGTGACCGTCGCCATCCGCCGCGTCGAACTGCGGGCACCGGGGCACGACGGCCTGCTCGACGCGCTGGACTGGGACGCCCTGCAACTCCTGCCGAACACCGCCGGGTGCCGCACCGCCGACGAGGCGCTGCGCGTGGCGCGGCTGGCGCGCGTGGCGACCGGCGTGAACTGGATCAAGCTGGAGGTCATTCCCGACGCCCGCTACCTGCTGCCCGACCCCGTGGGCACGCTCCGCGCGGCCGAGGCGCTGGCCGCGGACGGGTTCACGGTGCTGCCGTACATGCAGGCGGACGCGGTGCTGGCCCGCGCGCTGGAGGACGCCGGGTGCGCCGCCGTGATGCCCCTGGCGAGCCCCATCGGTTCCGGGCGGGGCCTGCGCAGTCCTGAGCTGCTGCGCACCGTGCTGGACGGCGCGCGCGTGCCCATCGTCGTGGACGCGGGCCTGGGTGTCCCGAGCGACGCGGCGCAGGCGCTGGAACTCGGCGCGGACGCCGTGCTGGTGAACACCGCGATTGCCGAGGCGCGCGACCCGGTCGGCATGGCCCACGCCTTCGCGCTGGGCGTGCAGGCGGGCCGCGCGGCGTTCCTGGCCGGGCGCATGCCGGAACGCGCGCACGCCAGCCCCAGCAGTCCCACGGGCGGGGTGGTGCGCCTGCCCGACCCGGAGGTGCCCGTGTGA
- the thiS gene encoding sulfur carrier protein ThiS, with product MTRPATLTVNGEARPLTPGLTLHALLRDLNVDPARVAVGVNDDVYPGARAPHRTLEAGDVIEIVRVIGGG from the coding sequence GTGACCCGCCCCGCCACCCTGACCGTGAACGGTGAGGCGCGGCCACTCACGCCCGGCCTGACCCTGCACGCCCTGCTGCGCGACCTGAACGTCGACCCGGCGCGCGTCGCGGTGGGCGTGAACGACGACGTGTATCCCGGCGCCCGCGCGCCGCACCGCACCCTGGAGGCCGGAGATGTCATCGAGATCGTCCGCGTCATCGGTGGGGGCTGA
- the thiE gene encoding thiamine phosphate synthase: MTLGQLYLVATPRAGQADADFLARVAAAMDGGVDTLQLRCKDWEATPYIALGERVAALARARGVPFFINDRVDVAAACGADGVHLGQGDLPPAWARKLAPGLMLGRSTHAPAQAHAALADAPAYIAAGPVHATPTKPGRAPAGLAYVRAVAALNPPLPWYAIGGIDASNVHEVLAAGATRVAVVRAVLDARDPAQAASDLLGALRGVPA, encoded by the coding sequence GTGACGCTCGGCCAGCTGTACCTCGTCGCCACGCCCCGCGCCGGGCAGGCCGATGCGGACTTCCTGGCGCGGGTGGCCGCTGCGATGGATGGCGGTGTGGACACGCTGCAACTGCGCTGCAAGGACTGGGAGGCCACCCCCTACATCGCGCTAGGTGAGCGGGTGGCGGCGCTGGCCCGTGCGCGCGGCGTGCCGTTTTTCATCAACGACCGCGTGGACGTCGCCGCCGCGTGCGGGGCGGACGGCGTGCACCTGGGGCAGGGGGACCTGCCGCCCGCCTGGGCGCGGAAGCTCGCGCCGGGGCTGATGCTGGGCCGCAGCACCCACGCCCCCGCGCAGGCGCACGCCGCGCTGGCCGACGCGCCAGCGTACATCGCTGCCGGGCCAGTGCACGCCACGCCGACCAAACCGGGCCGCGCGCCCGCCGGACTGGCCTACGTGCGCGCGGTGGCCGCGCTGAACCCGCCGCTGCCCTGGTACGCCATCGGCGGGATCGACGCTTCGAACGTCCACGAGGTGCTGGCCGCCGGGGCGACCCGCGTGGCGGTCGTCCGCGCCGTGCTGGATGCCCGCGACCCCGCGCAGGCCGCGTCGGACCTGCTGGGGGCGCTGCGGGGGGTGCCCGCGTGA
- the thiC gene encoding phosphomethylpyrimidine synthase ThiC, whose protein sequence is MTTLTPPPTEALTILDPELTAPFPNSEKVYLSGTIHAGVRVPARRIRQSPTLERVGDLTRSVPNPAVLVPDTSGPYTDARLSVDLRAGLGHARPWLAGDARLELARERHHPALDVSGPLPFPRVPRPRRARPGTGITQLQAARRGEITPEMEFVALREQLRQEADFDLTHQHPGQAFGAAIPREITPEFVRSEVARGRAVIPANINHPELEPTVIGRNFRVKINANLGTSIVTSSIEEEVGKMIWATRWGADTVMDLSTGRHIHPTREWIVRSSAVPVGTVPIYQALEKVGGVAEDLTWDVYRDTLIEQAEQGVDYMTVHAGVRLAHLPLTARRRTGIVSRGGSILAKWCLAHHRENFLYTHFADICELLAAYDITFSLGDGLRPGSVEDANDAAQFAELDTLGELTRVAWDHGVQTMIEGPGHVPMQLIRENMTRQLDVCQEAPFYTLGPLTTDIAPGYDHITSAIGAAQIAWYGTAMLCYVTPKEHLGLPDRQDVRDGVIAYRIAAHAADLAKGHPGAQARDNALSKARFEFRWEDQFNLSLDPLKARALHDETLPADAAKTAHFCSMCGPHFCSMKLSHDLRAPDVLAGLEEKAREFRALGGEVYVPRQEHGPEGEA, encoded by the coding sequence ATGACCACCCTGACCCCACCCCCGACCGAAGCCCTGACGATTCTCGACCCGGAGCTGACCGCGCCGTTCCCGAACAGCGAGAAGGTGTACCTGAGCGGCACCATTCATGCCGGGGTGCGGGTGCCCGCGCGGCGCATCCGGCAGTCGCCGACCCTGGAACGCGTGGGTGACCTGACCCGCAGCGTGCCGAACCCGGCGGTTCTCGTGCCGGACACGAGCGGGCCGTACACGGACGCCCGCCTGAGCGTGGACCTACGCGCCGGGCTGGGGCACGCGCGCCCCTGGCTGGCCGGGGACGCCCGGCTGGAACTGGCGCGGGAGCGGCACCACCCGGCGCTGGACGTCAGTGGCCCGCTGCCGTTCCCGCGCGTGCCCCGCCCGCGCCGCGCCCGCCCCGGCACGGGCATCACGCAGCTTCAGGCGGCACGGCGCGGCGAGATCACCCCGGAGATGGAATTCGTCGCCCTGCGCGAACAGTTGCGGCAGGAGGCGGATTTCGACCTGACGCACCAGCACCCCGGTCAGGCCTTCGGGGCCGCCATCCCGCGTGAGATCACGCCGGAATTCGTCCGGTCGGAGGTCGCGCGGGGCCGCGCGGTGATCCCCGCGAACATCAACCACCCGGAACTCGAACCCACCGTGATCGGGCGGAATTTCCGCGTGAAGATCAACGCGAACCTCGGCACCAGCATCGTCACCAGCTCCATCGAGGAGGAGGTCGGGAAGATGATCTGGGCGACCCGCTGGGGCGCGGATACGGTCATGGACCTGTCCACCGGGCGGCACATCCACCCCACCCGCGAGTGGATCGTGCGCAGCAGCGCCGTGCCCGTGGGCACCGTGCCGATCTATCAGGCGCTGGAAAAGGTGGGCGGCGTGGCCGAGGACCTCACCTGGGACGTGTACCGCGACACGCTGATCGAACAGGCCGAGCAGGGCGTGGACTACATGACCGTCCACGCCGGCGTGCGGCTGGCGCACCTGCCGCTGACCGCGCGGCGCCGCACCGGGATCGTGTCGCGCGGCGGGAGCATCCTCGCGAAGTGGTGCCTCGCGCATCACCGCGAGAACTTCCTGTACACGCACTTCGCGGACATCTGCGAGCTCCTCGCCGCGTATGACATCACCTTCAGCCTCGGGGACGGCCTGCGCCCCGGCAGCGTCGAGGACGCGAACGACGCCGCGCAGTTCGCGGAACTCGACACGCTGGGCGAACTCACCCGCGTCGCGTGGGACCACGGCGTGCAGACCATGATCGAGGGCCCCGGCCACGTCCCCATGCAGCTCATCCGCGAGAACATGACCCGCCAGCTGGACGTGTGCCAGGAGGCGCCGTTCTACACGCTGGGGCCGCTCACGACCGACATCGCGCCCGGCTACGACCACATCACGTCCGCGATCGGCGCGGCGCAGATCGCGTGGTACGGCACCGCCATGCTGTGTTACGTCACCCCGAAGGAGCACCTGGGCCTCCCGGACCGGCAGGACGTGCGTGACGGCGTGATCGCGTACCGCATCGCCGCGCACGCCGCCGACCTCGCCAAGGGCCATCCCGGCGCGCAGGCCCGCGACAACGCCCTGAGCAAGGCCCGGTTCGAGTTCCGCTGGGAGGATCAGTTCAACCTGTCCCTGGACCCGCTGAAGGCCCGCGCGCTGCACGACGAGACGCTGCCCGCCGACGCGGCGAAGACCGCGCACTTCTGCTCCATGTGCGGCCCGCACTTCTGCTCCATGAAACTCAGCCACGACCTGCGCGCCCCCGACGTGCTGGCCGGACTGGAGGAGAAAGCCCGCGAGTTCCGCGCGCTGGGCGGAGAGGTGTACGTGCCCCGCCAGGAACACGGGCCGGAGGGGGAGGCGTGA